The Antarcticibacterium sp. 1MA-6-2 genome has a window encoding:
- a CDS encoding SdiA-regulated domain-containing protein has protein sequence MNRTAVLIILGALLVVGIIYFSFKAKSPFDIFTEGEMISIEQKWELPLVLEEISAIAYMEEDKIAAVQDEEGIIFIYNLAKNIIEKQIPFAEKGDYEGLSLVGGTAYVLRSDGVIFEIQNYRNNSPTVTQFQTGIDPALNCEGLGYDKKNNQLLISIKDLAGEDLKPVFGFNLQSKKLQKEPVFNINFQDTIFSELRQKRIDRIFRPSEITVHPQTGDIYMLEGTVPKLLVLDAAGKPLKLKILNVEQIPQAEGLTFSPSGEMYISNESGSELPNILKIKWED, from the coding sequence ATGAATAGAACAGCAGTTTTGATCATCCTGGGTGCCCTTCTTGTTGTAGGGATTATATATTTTTCATTCAAGGCAAAATCTCCCTTTGATATATTTACAGAAGGTGAAATGATAAGCATTGAACAAAAGTGGGAACTGCCTTTAGTTCTTGAGGAGATTTCGGCCATTGCTTATATGGAAGAGGATAAAATAGCTGCCGTACAGGATGAGGAAGGAATTATATTTATTTATAATCTGGCTAAAAACATTATTGAAAAACAAATTCCCTTTGCTGAAAAAGGAGATTACGAAGGATTAAGCCTGGTAGGAGGGACTGCTTACGTTTTACGAAGTGATGGTGTAATTTTTGAAATTCAGAATTATCGTAATAATTCACCCACGGTAACCCAATTTCAAACGGGAATAGATCCTGCATTAAACTGTGAAGGTTTAGGCTACGATAAAAAGAACAACCAATTATTAATTTCAATTAAAGACCTGGCAGGAGAAGATTTAAAACCTGTTTTTGGCTTTAATCTTCAATCTAAAAAATTACAGAAGGAGCCAGTATTCAACATAAATTTTCAGGATACAATTTTTTCTGAATTAAGGCAAAAGAGAATTGACAGAATATTTCGCCCTTCGGAAATTACTGTTCATCCGCAAACGGGAGACATCTATATGCTTGAAGGGACAGTTCCCAAACTCCTGGTTTTAGATGCTGCAGGTAAACCTCTAAAATTAAAAATTTTGAATGTAGAACAAATTCCCCAGGCGGAAGGGCTCACCTTTAGCCCTTCAGGAGAAATGTATATTTCTAATGAAAGTGGGAGTGAATTGCCTAATATTTTGAAAATAAAATGGGAAGACTAA
- a CDS encoding glutamate-cysteine ligase family protein translates to MSYRLFEVFGIELEYMLAGTKDLKVAPVTDQLIKLKTGEISSDVDNGKIEWSNELVAHVVELKTNGPTADLETLDELFAENITEINQLLEPKNVKLLPTASHPLMHPETEMKLWEHSYSKIYALYNRIFDCRGHGWSNVQSMHINLPFFDNDEFEKLHAAVRILLPIIPALSASSPIFEGKDTGFKDARMEVYKTNQKEIPEMTGKVIPEQVFNKEEYYRQIFEPINKAIKPHDTENILDHHFLNSRGAIARFDRKAIEIRVIDIQECPRADVAIAVLVIETLRLLVSEEMVSLEDQKSWHENDLFEIFNAVIKDAEGARINNQKFLAIFDVHEPDTAANIWKAIYSRVKENISAKHRESIDFLLKNGSLSTRILQAVDGDFSEEKIKNIYHTLSNCLSQNKMFSV, encoded by the coding sequence ATGAGTTACCGCCTTTTTGAAGTTTTTGGAATTGAACTGGAATATATGCTTGCGGGTACAAAAGATCTTAAAGTAGCTCCTGTGACCGATCAATTGATAAAATTAAAAACAGGAGAAATTTCCAGTGATGTTGACAATGGAAAAATTGAATGGAGCAATGAACTAGTTGCACATGTGGTGGAATTAAAAACAAACGGCCCCACAGCAGATTTGGAAACCCTCGATGAACTTTTTGCTGAAAATATTACAGAAATCAACCAGTTACTGGAGCCGAAAAATGTAAAATTATTACCTACCGCATCGCATCCCTTGATGCATCCCGAAACTGAAATGAAATTATGGGAACATTCCTATAGTAAAATCTACGCCCTTTACAACCGGATTTTTGATTGCAGGGGCCATGGCTGGAGTAATGTTCAAAGCATGCATATAAATCTTCCTTTTTTTGACAATGATGAATTTGAGAAATTGCACGCCGCAGTGAGGATTCTTCTACCTATTATTCCTGCATTAAGTGCCAGTTCACCCATTTTTGAAGGAAAAGATACTGGTTTTAAAGATGCACGTATGGAAGTTTATAAAACCAATCAAAAGGAAATTCCGGAAATGACAGGAAAAGTAATTCCTGAACAGGTTTTCAATAAAGAGGAATATTACCGCCAAATTTTTGAGCCAATTAATAAGGCGATTAAACCTCACGACACAGAAAATATCCTTGATCATCATTTTCTTAATTCCCGGGGAGCCATAGCCCGGTTTGATCGTAAAGCAATAGAAATTAGAGTTATTGATATTCAGGAATGCCCCAGAGCTGATGTGGCCATTGCGGTTCTTGTAATAGAAACTTTGAGGCTACTTGTGAGTGAAGAAATGGTCTCTTTAGAAGATCAAAAATCCTGGCACGAAAATGATCTCTTCGAGATTTTTAATGCTGTTATTAAAGATGCGGAAGGAGCTAGAATTAATAACCAAAAATTCCTGGCTATTTTTGATGTTCATGAACCAGATACTGCAGCAAATATATGGAAAGCAATTTATAGTAGGGTGAAGGAGAATATTTCGGCTAAACATCGGGAGTCTATCGATTTTCTTTTGAAGAATGGTAGTTTGTCTACACGAATTCTTCAGGCAGTAGACGGAGATTTTTCAGAAGAAAAAATAAAAAATATCTATCATACCCTTTCCAACTGTCTTTCACAGAATAAAATGTTTTCCGTTTGA
- a CDS encoding N-formylglutamate amidohydrolase codes for MKLLLTCEHGGNEIPENYLNLFLGFEDVLTTHRGFDPGALDLFRFLGPLSNFELYSTTSRLLVELNRSLHHAALFSEITKSLFRSEKEEILASYYLPYRKQVEEKINRWLKEGESVVHISVHSFTPILEEITRNADIGILFDPSRADEKLLAKSWKGNLKILAPHLRVRFNYPYKGTADGFTTYLRKKFPENYIGIELEVNQKFTNNNEMKIDIKNTIFKSVQDEIRRRQKE; via the coding sequence TTGAAACTTTTGCTTACCTGCGAACACGGGGGTAATGAAATTCCTGAAAATTACCTGAACCTCTTCTTAGGTTTTGAAGATGTTCTCACTACTCACCGTGGCTTTGATCCCGGTGCCCTGGATCTTTTTAGGTTTTTGGGACCTCTGTCAAATTTCGAACTTTACAGCACGACCAGCAGGCTGCTGGTAGAATTGAACAGATCGCTTCATCACGCTGCCCTCTTTTCCGAAATTACCAAAAGTCTTTTCCGAAGTGAAAAAGAAGAGATTCTTGCCTCCTATTATTTGCCGTACCGGAAACAAGTCGAGGAAAAGATAAACAGGTGGCTTAAGGAAGGAGAAAGCGTGGTACATATATCTGTTCATTCTTTTACTCCAATTTTAGAAGAGATTACCAGAAATGCAGATATAGGAATTTTATTTGATCCTTCCAGAGCTGATGAAAAATTACTGGCAAAAAGTTGGAAGGGGAATTTGAAAATTTTAGCACCGCACTTAAGGGTGAGATTTAATTATCCCTACAAAGGTACTGCAGATGGTTTTACCACTTATCTCAGGAAAAAGTTTCCTGAAAATTATATAGGTATAGAATTAGAGGTAAATCAAAAGTTTACAAATAACAATGAAATGAAGATCGATATAAAAAATACAATTTTTAAATCGGTACAGGATGAAATAAGAAGAAGACAAAAAGAGTAA
- a CDS encoding peptidylprolyl isomerase — translation MSQVKANDTVKVHYTGKLTDGQVFDSSVERGEPIEFTLGQGQLIPGFEKGLLDMQVNEKKTINIPKEEAYGEPRQDLIQEVEKSQLPEEIKPEVGMGLVSKSPEGQEMNLIVRDVKENTIVVDGNHPLAGKDLVFDLEVVEIK, via the coding sequence ATGAGTCAAGTAAAAGCAAATGACACCGTAAAAGTACATTACACAGGAAAATTAACCGATGGACAGGTATTTGACAGTTCTGTAGAAAGAGGTGAACCCATAGAATTTACATTAGGACAGGGCCAGCTAATCCCGGGATTTGAAAAAGGTCTTTTGGATATGCAGGTAAACGAGAAAAAAACTATAAATATACCTAAGGAAGAAGCATACGGAGAACCACGGCAGGACCTTATTCAGGAAGTTGAAAAAAGTCAACTGCCAGAGGAAATTAAGCCGGAAGTAGGAATGGGACTGGTTTCCAAAAGTCCGGAAGGTCAGGAAATGAATCTTATCGTAAGAGACGTAAAAGAGAATACTATTGTTGTGGATGGTAATCATCCCCTGGCAGGAAAAGATCTTGTTTTTGATCTTGAAGTAGTAGAGATAAAATAA
- a CDS encoding Gfo/Idh/MocA family oxidoreductase produces the protein MIVPRHVLGGPGFIAPSDRLVVAGIGVGGKGESDIRMFAESGKAEIGFLCDVDDRRAAASRARFPKAKYYKDYREMLDKEGKNFDAVSVSTPDHNHAVQTMAAMERGKHVYVQKPLTHDIYEARALAEGARKHRVVTQMGNQGASGDGVRVLQEWFNADLIGKVHTVYCWTNRLVWPQGIPWPEKKAPVPAELDWDLWLGTAPNREYVEGLVPFNWRGWWDYGTGALGDMGCHLVEPPYAVLDLTYPKDVQCSVGSVYVDEFKRGYFPESAPPSSHVIMTFPGNEKTGNKDLTMHWMDGGIQPMRPEELGPNEVFGDGGNGVLFIGTKGKMMCGTYGANPRLLPTSRTEEVNVPQNIERVPGGAEGHYAQWVEGALAGYGNKKLSSPFDIAGPLTETLLIANLAIRSQDVRKQ, from the coding sequence ATGATCGTTCCCCGCCACGTTCTTGGTGGTCCCGGTTTTATTGCACCCAGTGACCGTTTAGTTGTTGCGGGAATTGGAGTAGGAGGTAAGGGAGAAAGTGACATAAGAATGTTTGCTGAATCTGGTAAAGCAGAAATTGGGTTCTTATGTGATGTTGATGACAGGCGTGCAGCAGCATCCAGAGCCCGTTTTCCAAAGGCGAAGTATTATAAAGATTATCGTGAAATGCTGGACAAAGAAGGGAAGAACTTTGATGCAGTATCAGTTTCCACACCAGACCATAACCACGCGGTACAAACTATGGCTGCAATGGAAAGGGGGAAACATGTGTATGTTCAAAAACCTTTGACACATGATATCTATGAAGCCAGAGCATTAGCCGAAGGGGCTCGGAAGCATCGGGTAGTAACGCAAATGGGTAATCAGGGAGCTTCAGGAGACGGGGTAAGAGTTTTACAGGAATGGTTTAACGCAGATCTTATTGGAAAGGTACACACCGTATATTGCTGGACCAACAGGCTAGTATGGCCACAGGGAATACCATGGCCGGAAAAGAAAGCTCCAGTACCTGCAGAGCTGGATTGGGATTTGTGGTTAGGTACTGCACCTAACAGAGAATATGTGGAAGGACTTGTGCCTTTCAACTGGCGTGGCTGGTGGGATTATGGTACAGGAGCTTTAGGGGATATGGGCTGCCATTTAGTGGAACCTCCTTATGCCGTTTTAGATCTTACTTATCCTAAAGATGTTCAATGTAGTGTAGGAAGTGTATATGTTGATGAATTTAAACGCGGGTATTTTCCCGAAAGTGCGCCACCATCGAGTCACGTAATAATGACATTCCCGGGTAATGAAAAAACGGGAAACAAGGACCTCACGATGCATTGGATGGATGGAGGAATCCAGCCTATGCGTCCTGAGGAACTGGGACCCAACGAAGTTTTTGGTGATGGTGGTAACGGAGTGCTTTTCATTGGAACCAAAGGTAAAATGATGTGTGGTACGTACGGTGCGAATCCGCGTTTGTTGCCTACTTCCAGAACTGAAGAAGTTAACGTTCCTCAAAATATTGAACGGGTACCAGGGGGAGCAGAAGGTCACTATGCTCAATGGGTAGAAGGAGCACTTGCAGGTTATGGAAATAAAAAATTAAGTTCTCCTTTCGACATTGCAGGACCCCTAACAGAAACTTTATTAATTGCAAATCTTGCTATTAGAAGCCAGGATGTAAGGAAACAGTAA
- a CDS encoding 3D domain-containing protein: MAGFCGCNFGNKEEDNKVWDTLVVTATAYNSLSYQTGPGDPNVTAWGDTLEPGMKVIAVSRDLIKKGLDYNTPVKIEGFPGIYVVKDKMHHRWNNKIDIYMGKNVKNAKKWGRKKVEILYLSPQEPEVKE, encoded by the coding sequence ATGGCAGGTTTTTGCGGTTGTAATTTTGGTAATAAAGAGGAAGATAATAAGGTATGGGATACCCTGGTGGTTACTGCAACTGCTTATAATTCTTTAAGTTATCAAACAGGCCCCGGTGACCCCAATGTAACTGCGTGGGGAGATACTCTGGAGCCGGGAATGAAAGTTATTGCAGTCTCCAGAGATCTAATTAAAAAAGGGCTCGATTATAATACTCCCGTAAAAATCGAAGGCTTTCCGGGGATTTATGTTGTAAAAGATAAAATGCACCACCGCTGGAATAATAAAATAGATATTTATATGGGAAAGAATGTCAAAAACGCCAAAAAGTGGGGCAGAAAAAAAGTAGAAATCCTTTATCTTTCACCGCAGGAGCCCGAGGTGAAAGAATAG
- a CDS encoding phosphatase PAP2 family protein, with translation MRKQIIKVLIGVKNLLRDKFDQYNLNLPFLITIFVALLIVVGGVNLFVDLTATLHTEALSKYDSKITQYIISFRTPTLNKIFQFITNVGDLYGYLVIAALSTVLFYWKFRNWRFVLEMIFVLVVSGLSNVALKQVINRARPDAEHLVSVATLSYPSGHAMSAMAFYGFLIFLFYNFKLNRWLKTLVITTLVLLILAIGISRIYLGVHYPSDIAGGYIAGFIWVIFCVVLFHVIDLLRKRRKRKKEIEQVE, from the coding sequence ATGAGAAAACAGATTATAAAGGTATTGATTGGTGTAAAGAACCTGTTAAGAGATAAATTTGACCAATACAATTTAAACCTTCCCTTTCTCATAACAATATTCGTAGCACTTCTAATAGTTGTAGGAGGAGTCAATCTTTTTGTTGATCTTACAGCCACACTACATACCGAAGCTTTATCAAAGTATGATTCTAAAATAACACAATACATAATTTCCTTTCGCACACCCACCCTGAACAAAATCTTTCAGTTTATAACCAATGTGGGAGACCTGTACGGGTATCTTGTTATTGCCGCTTTAAGCACAGTTTTATTTTATTGGAAATTTAGAAACTGGAGATTCGTTCTGGAAATGATTTTTGTTTTAGTAGTTTCCGGATTGTCTAATGTGGCCTTGAAACAGGTAATTAACCGTGCCCGTCCAGATGCTGAACATTTGGTCTCGGTTGCTACTCTTAGTTATCCCAGTGGTCATGCGATGAGCGCAATGGCCTTTTATGGTTTTCTTATATTTTTATTTTATAATTTTAAATTGAACAGGTGGTTAAAAACACTTGTTATTACTACTTTAGTCCTGCTGATCCTGGCAATAGGAATAAGCAGAATTTACCTGGGAGTTCATTATCCTTCAGACATTGCGGGGGGATATATTGCTGGTTTTATCTGGGTAATATTTTGCGTTGTTCTCTTTCACGTAATTGACCTTTTACGAAAAAGAAGGAAAAGAAAAAAGGAAATTGAACAGGTAGAATAA
- a CDS encoding type II CAAX prenyl endopeptidase Rce1 family protein, translating into MTAKTLTSSTPFIIIEFCFFYVFVPFIANEYLDGWLKIIPLLLIALTFLVFLLRDPDFNNKELFQLNKRHLKRSVARVIVITILLVWFTWWIFPHLFLGYPFEDFTGYLLTFFLYPFASVLPQELVYRVYFFHRYKEIVPEKYLLMLSNAIIFGLTHWIYGNWVAPIATFLVSWIFIFTYLKSRSLINVSLEHYFYGMVMFTIGFGYYFQ; encoded by the coding sequence ATGACAGCAAAAACACTTACTTCTTCCACACCATTTATTATCATTGAATTTTGCTTCTTCTATGTTTTTGTGCCATTTATTGCAAATGAATACTTGGACGGCTGGCTTAAGATTATTCCTTTACTTCTAATAGCTCTTACCTTTCTCGTTTTTTTGCTTAGGGACCCGGATTTTAATAATAAAGAATTATTCCAGCTTAACAAGCGGCATCTAAAGAGGAGTGTTGCCAGAGTAATAGTAATAACAATTTTACTGGTATGGTTTACGTGGTGGATCTTTCCTCACTTATTTCTTGGTTATCCTTTTGAGGATTTTACAGGATACCTCCTAACATTCTTCTTATATCCTTTTGCTTCAGTCTTGCCACAGGAACTGGTATACCGGGTGTATTTTTTCCACAGGTATAAAGAGATTGTTCCTGAAAAATATTTATTAATGTTGAGTAATGCTATCATTTTTGGCCTTACCCACTGGATCTATGGCAACTGGGTTGCCCCAATTGCCACCTTTCTCGTAAGCTGGATCTTTATCTTTACTTACCTCAAAAGCAGAAGTTTAATAAATGTAAGCCTGGAGCATTATTTTTATGGAATGGTTATGTTCACCATTGGTTTTGGCTACTATTTTCAATAA
- a CDS encoding aspartate kinase — translation MKVLKFGGTSVGSAESIQNVRTIVSRIEGPKLIVLSAMSGVTNILVRINENLKVGEITEAEELISELRKKHLDLVDSLIPTDNATVINHVNSLFQKFLEILQEENSENAEARIVTFGESVLTYIVSAYFSSKGMDNLLLEAKKFMHVPNLENPDTEKVGGLLGHYLKDKIESDIYITQGFVRTDKFNRINTLKRGGSDYTATILGAAIRAEEIQIWTDIDGFHNNDPRYVEDTHSLSHLSFEEAAELAYFGAKILHPQTVSPVIDKNIPIYLKNTFTPDLPGTKISNELSHTRFKSDFSER, via the coding sequence ATGAAAGTATTGAAATTTGGAGGTACATCTGTAGGTTCTGCGGAAAGTATTCAAAATGTTAGAACAATTGTTTCCCGCATTGAGGGACCAAAATTAATAGTTCTATCGGCAATGTCCGGTGTAACAAATATCCTGGTGAGGATCAATGAAAACCTGAAAGTAGGGGAAATAACTGAAGCAGAAGAATTGATTTCTGAGCTTAGGAAGAAGCATTTAGATCTTGTAGACAGCTTAATACCTACAGATAATGCTACAGTAATAAATCACGTGAATTCGCTTTTTCAAAAGTTTTTAGAAATCCTACAGGAAGAGAATTCCGAAAATGCTGAAGCAAGGATTGTGACATTTGGAGAAAGTGTTCTAACCTATATTGTTTCAGCCTATTTTTCCTCAAAAGGAATGGATAATCTACTTCTAGAAGCGAAGAAATTTATGCACGTTCCTAATCTGGAAAATCCCGATACAGAAAAAGTGGGAGGATTACTAGGGCATTATTTAAAAGATAAAATAGAAAGTGATATTTACATCACCCAGGGATTCGTACGCACCGATAAGTTTAACAGGATAAATACTCTCAAAAGAGGAGGGAGTGATTATACTGCCACAATACTTGGTGCAGCAATTAGAGCTGAAGAAATCCAAATATGGACAGATATTGATGGATTTCACAACAATGACCCGCGGTATGTGGAAGACACTCATTCCCTTTCACATCTTTCTTTTGAAGAGGCTGCAGAACTTGCTTATTTTGGCGCTAAAATTTTACATCCTCAAACTGTTTCTCCAGTTATTGATAAAAATATCCCGATTTACCTTAAAAATACCTTTACTCCTGACTTACCAGGTACAAAAATTTCTAACGAATTATCACATACTAGGTTTAAAAGCGATTTCAGCGAAAGATGA